A section of the Mangifera indica cultivar Alphonso chromosome 12, CATAS_Mindica_2.1, whole genome shotgun sequence genome encodes:
- the LOC123192636 gene encoding uncharacterized protein LOC123192636, with the protein MGRITLIIIPVLLFLLFTLQDPSVQGLEESAVRNLNLESGQVLEVHCSRERSRAAWDIIEEYLMPFVEQERFQISNKCRLHQDNDMFRDQEQHKIHVDINEWRCGYCRKSFRAEKFLDQHFDNRHRNLLNVSQSNCLADLCGALHCDFVLNSKSSKSKCNPAAVARNRHLCESIANNCFPINLGPSASRLHELFLHQFCDAHVCPAKIKPFPKGGKKQTSIFYLAISILTLMLLPIFYLIVYLYQREIRRGTQELRRISKVGRKTKPL; encoded by the exons atggGGAGAATCACGTTAATAATTATTCCAGTTCTTCTCTTCTTGTTGTTTACCCTGCAAGACCCTTCCGTTCAG GGTCTTGAAGAATCAGCTGTCAG AAATCTTAACCTAGAATCGGGGCAGGTTCTTGAAGTTCATTGTTCAAGAGAACGAAGCAGGGCAGCCTGGGACATTATAGAGGAG TATTTGATGCCGTTTGTAGAGCAAGAAAGGTTTCAAATTTCGAATAAGTGTAGGCTTCATCAGGACAATGATATGTTTAGGGATCAAGAGCAGCACAAGATTCATGTGGATATAAACGAATGGCGGTGTGGATATTGTAGGAAAAGTTTCCGTGCTGAAAAGTTTCTTGATCAACATTTTGACAACAGACACCGCAATCTTCTTAATGTC AGTCAGAGTAACTGCTTGGCTGATCTATGTGGAGCATTGCATTGTGATTTCGTGTTGAATTCCAAGTCTTCCAAATCCAAGTGCAATCCTGCAGCTGTTGCCAGGAATCGCCACCTTTGTGAG aGTATTGCCAACAACTGTTTTCCTATTAATCTGGGTCCTTCAGCAAGCCGTCTTCATG AATTGTTTTTGCATCAATTTTGTGATGCCCACGTTTGCCCAgcaaaaataaaaccatttcCTAAAGGAGGCAAG AAGCAAACAAGTATATTCTACCTGGCTATTTCCATTTTGACTTTGATGCTGCTACCCATATTCTATCTTATTGTTTACTTATATCAAAG AGAAATAAGGAGGGGAACCCAAGAGCTCAGGCGAATCTCTAAAGTTGGCCGGAAAACAAAACCCTTATAA